Genomic DNA from Candidatus Koribacter versatilis Ellin345:
CAGATTACTGTTGATAACAGGGCTTACCACTAGTAATCGTGCCACATCGGATTACTTGTGAGAAGGCGATTAATGAGATGGTCCGCCGCCGAGTACGATCTTTCGGCTCGGCAGATTCCAACAGGAGGATCATCTCATGCGTATCGTAGCGGTCGGTATCGATCTCGGTAAAACCGTGTTTCACCTGGTGGCGATGGGAGAGCGCAACCGCGTGCTGGTGCGGCGGAAGTTCTCGCGTCAACAGCTGTTGGCTTACACGGCCAACCTCGAGCCCACTTTGATCGGCACCGAAGCCTGTGCCGGCGCCCATTTTCTCGCGACAGCCCTATGTGCGCAGGGACACGACGTGCGCCTCATGGCAGCCCAGTTCGTGAAGCCTTACCGTAAGTCGAACAAGAGTGACTTTCTCGATGCCGAGACGATCGCCGACGCGGTGCAGAAGGAGAACATGCGCTTCGTGCCAGTCAAGACCGACGAGCAACTCGATCTGCAGGCTATGCACCGCGTGCGCACTCGCCTGGTGCAGCGGCGCACGGCACTGATCAACGAGATCCGCGGGTTCCTGCTGGAGCGCGGCATCATCTTTCCCGCGAAGCCGATTCACCTGCGCAAGCAACTTCCGGGTGTACTGGAAGACGCGACCCAGAACCTGACGCCGAGGCTGCGCTGGCTGCTCTCTGAACTTGCGGAGGAGTGGAAGGAGTTGGAAGCTAGGATCATCGCTATCAGCGACGCCATCGAGCGGATCAGCACCAGCGATCCACTCTGCCAGCGTCTGCGCCAGATCCCAGGCTTCGGGCCGCTGGTTTCGACAGCAACCGTGGCCGCTATCGGCAACGGGTCGTCGTTCCGCAAGGGTCGCGACTTCGCGGCGTGGCTCGGTGTTGTTCCCCGACAGTACTCCACGGGTGGCAAGACGGCGCTCTACGGCATGAGCAAACGCGGCAACCGTTATCTACGACAGCTGCTGATCCATGGCGCGCGTGCTGTCCTGATCCGGGTGAAGTACGACACCGCAGGGTTGGGGCAGTGGATCCACAAGCTGGCCGAGCGTGCACCGCGCAACAAGGTGATCGTCGCGATCGCCAACAAGCTGGCGCGTATCGCCTGGGCGGTACTCGCGAAGGGTGAGCCTTACCGCCATCAGCCCTTGGCGGCCGCAGCGTAGTTCGGCCGTGGAAAAGACGCTGCGCTTGGAAAGCAAACACCGCTTTCCACTTTCCCACCGCCGCTGCGGCGGCTGGTGATCAACCAGTTCTACCAGGGTCTGCGGAGGAAGAAGAAGGACGAGAAAACAGTCAAACGGCGCGCCGGAAAACCTGTTGTTGATAACGGTCTCACTGACCGAGCGATTTATCAGGACCGGCGCGCGCGGATCATCATCGAGGCCCGGAGAATCGAATCTCCACATTGAGGCCGGATACATTTGCGCAGACTGTCATTCCGTCCATCACTCTACCTCTTGCAGTCCGGCGGCGGACCATACATTCTCAACAGCTATCGTTCAGGAGCCTGTCTGACTCCACCTGTTCCGACTCGGAGCACTGAGGACAGAGAACGCGAAGCGTCGGAGTCTCATCCTTCATCCGCTTCGCTTCATCGTTCAGGGCGATGTCAATTCCGCACCTGCTGCACTTGCCAAAGTACGGTCGATAGCGGTGGCCATGTCGTTCACCCTTAGGCCACAGCCGACAGATGACGAATTCCATATTTTTCACTTGTGATAAGGGGATTTCTCGCCAACTATCGCCTGGTTCGAGACGAAAACTGGTTCCGGCCCTCCCCAAATCAGTTGGGATTTAGGCGCCAAACACGACAGCCCCACCAAGTCGCCCACAAAAGGTAGAACAGATAGAGTAGATACCAAACGAAGAAAGGATTGCCGAGACGGTGAAGCACTAGCGCGAGCAGTAACGCACAGGCTAGATACGGCATGAAGAGCAGAAAACTTAATCGAAGGCTCTTCCTCCGGAAGAAAACCCAGTTCCACCCTGCATTCAAGACCATGAGTATGGCCGTTAGGGCGACCCCGATTTCCGTCAAAGGGATTGTGGGCTGAGTGCTCAGCAGCGAGCTAATAAGAAAAAAGAAGAGCACGTAATAGGCGACACCGATGAGTGTCCAGACCCAAAATGGTGGAGCTAGTCCGGGCATTCTTAGCTCTGCGAGGACAGCCCTGACCCGGGTACCCGATGCCAGCCCTTCAGCAATCGCGGCGATGAGACACGTAATGAGTGCCCACAAAAACGGCTGCTGCGCTGGTAGGGTGGTGAACAAAGCAGTTGGAGACTATCATCTCTATGCACAAGGCTGGAAAAGAACTCGAAGACAGTCACCGTCCCGATTGTTAGCGAGAACAGGCCTTACCACAACTAATTGGGCCACATTGGGGTTACTTGTGAGAAGGCGATTTACTAATGGTCATCCTCGAAGGAGCTTGCTCCGAGAAAGCTGAACCAACAAGACGGACACCACGCCATAACAAAAACGGGACTGGCCACAGCAGCAGCGGAGACAGAGGGAGATTGCCGACGCCATAAGCTGCTGCAAAACTCGAGGCGAAGGGGCTGCGTCCAGGAACCAATGCCAGCAAAACGAGGTAACAGAAAAAGCCGACAAACACTGTAGTGAACAACGACACTCCATAAGGCTTCGACGTGATCAGCGCGAAGCAGGCAACGGACATTGCAACCAGCAATATGAGGTTGACCACGTTCATTCCAATCAGGACCTGGTACATGTAGGGCGCCTCCGGCAACGACAACGGACGGCGCAACAGGGGCAGTTCATCGTGACCCAACATCCAGAAGCTCCACAGCACAAGTAGAGCGGTCACGCATCCAACAATTCGGATTGGCCATACCCATCTGTTCATACGGGATTGTTCCCTCCCGCTCATCGCACTCTACCCTGAGAGTGTTGGCGTAACAGCCCATACCACCAACTATTTTGGCACCGGACGATTACTTGCGGGAAGGAGATTTCACAACCGCTGAACAGGGGATCATCATAATCTCGCGGAAAGCGGACGCTTACGCTTACTTCCAAAGCGGAACCGCCAACTTGGCCTTTATCTTGATGACGTTTTCAACCGGCGCGGGTATCGTGATTACGACATTCCATCCCATTTGGCCACCTGCCTCAGCCTCGTAGCAGACTGGAGAATACGAATGATCCGCAAATTACTTGCTACTTCCGACGATTCCGTACTCACAGCCCTTCGGCTCGTCCTCGGCATCGTGATGTTCGCGCACGGCGCTCAAAAAGTGCTGGGCTGGTTCGGCGGTTATGGATATTCCGGCACCATGCAATTCTTTACGGGCACGCTGCATATTCCAGCGCCGCTGGGTATCCTTTCCATGGTGGCGGAATTCGCCGGCAGCTTGGGCTTAATCGTCGGGTTGCTCGGACGCGTCGCCGCGTTGGGCATACTTGTGAACATGGTAGTAGCCGTTTTGAAAGCTCATGCACCGAACGGGTTCTTCATGAACTGGGCCGGAAATCAGAAAGGCGAGGGATTCGAATTTCACCTACTGGCCATCGTGATCGCGCTGGCGATCCTGGTCCGCGGTTCCGGCGCGTTCTCGATCGACCGGTGGATCACACGCGACCGTGTGTGAAACTGGCTGGCATTTAACTTGCCGTCAACAGGCTCATCGTAAGGATGGGCTTTTCATTCGCAAGTGCGGTCACGCTTCGACCAGCCTTTACCACAATCTATTTTTCCCGCAGCGGGTTACTCGGCAAAAGGCGACTGTCACCACTTATACGGAGTCAATGCCGTGCGGCATGACATGGCCGACCAGCTTGCGTGCGGCGTTCAGGCCTGCCCCCGAAACGCTAATTTCGCCTTACACGTTACCGGCACTTCATGACAAACCCTTGTGTCGCGCCGGAATAGTAATAAGCGTACCCCACGCGGTCGCCAAGGTCGTTGATGCCGGTGTACACCGTGTACAGCAACGCGCCCTTCGGGGCAGGATAGGCGTACGTGTAATAGATCCCATTCTTGTACGTATAGGCGTAGAAGTCATTGCCGTTCTCGAAGTAGCCAACGATGGACTCGTACTTGTTGATAGCAGATGCCCACATCGCGGTTGAGCCAGGTTTCGGCCCAAAGTTTGTGAGCTGGCCATTTTTGTAACGGAACACAAAGGCATCCGTGGCGGTGCCGTACTCGCCAATCACCTCGCCGGTATTGCTGATCCCCGTCGCACTCGCGTTCATGCTATTCGGTGGCGCAATCTCCGTCCACGTTGAGCCGTGCTTTACGAATGCATGGTTTAAGCCGGTAGGAATGAGTTCGAAGTAGCCCACCAGGTCGCCCGCATTGTTGATACCTGTCAGAAATGTCGATGCTGCACCTGGGTAATCTACTTGGGTGAACGTCCCGTTCTCATACAGGAAGCCGTGAGAATAGGGATAGGGTACGTCCCCCACCAGCACGCCATACGTGCCGGCGATCTGGCCCTTGTCATTGCTGGCTGCGAACTGCGTCTCTGTCGCTCCGGGGTATTGGTAGGTAGTGAACACTCCGTTATTCCAGCGAAACCCGACGATCTGGGGAACATTTGGATCGGAATGGTGGAAGTAGCCGACTACGGTTCCGTAACGGTTGATGCTTCCGGTATAAATCGTTCCTCCTTGCACCAGGATATCGGTGCGTACACAAGTTTGCGCGAAGCCGAACGAGCCGAGGAACAAGGAAAGAGCGAGGCTTACGAAAAGGAATGAGCGGCGCATGCGATTCTCCGGAGCCACCGGGACGGACATGGCGAGTTGCCGCGATTAGAACTCTGGGGAGTTCCGCAGGTTGTCTGGCCAGCAGCTTTGTTGTCCGAGCGGATTACTTGTGAGAAGGCGCGAGCTACTTCGGCAAGTTGGCGCTGCGGTGACCGTGCGCTACTCACTCGCGTTCACCAGCGGAATCAGCGACGACAATTGCAGATTGATCATCAGGTCAATGTGGCGATCGATCTGGAACCATAAGGCCGTCTTCTTTGGGGAGATGACTTTTTCAAACGCGGGAACATACTTGAGGCGCAGGGCGTGCAGTTCCTGGTCGACGGCCGTGGAGCGCTTCATGTAATCCTGCGCCTGGGCCTCGGTCATGGTGTCGTAATTCGCGGCGTATTCCTTGATCAGCGCCCAGCGTTCGTCGTTGGGCTTGATCGCCTCTTTCCGGTACTGATCGAAGATAGGCCAGAACTTGGTGGCTTCGTCGGCGGTGAGGGTCATGTTCTGCGCCATGAGTTCCTTGCGGTTCTCACGCAGGTTAGCGCGAAGCATCTCGATGTCTTTGTCGTTGATCGAATCCGGCTGGGTATTAGCGCCGCTTTGCGAAGAAGGCTGCGGTGCTTGAGCAAATGTCAACACGCTGGAAAGGAGAAGGGTGGCGGCGGCAAACGAGAACGCAGTGACAACTCTCTTCATGGGGGAATCTCCTGGCGCGCTAGGGTAGCAGGTTTTCCGACCTCGCCTGACGACTTCCGGCGACTATTCTTCCTGCGCCGCCAGCTTGCATAGCAGCGGCCGAGATCCATTCGTAAACGATGCCGGGTGTTGGTGCCGGTAGAAGCAAAGGCTAAGCGACGGCAGTTCTTGCTTCGCGTTTTCCGCCGATCATCAAGCCGATCCAGCAGCTAATCGGCCAGATCGCCATCCACGAGAGGGAATACCAATGTGGCCAGCCGGAATTCCATCCGCTGATGGTGAAACCAAGTCCCATCACTTCGCCGAGGATGAAGAACCAAAACACGTGTTTTCCGGGACTGCCGGGAGCGAAGCGGGCGCAAACCCAGGCGCTAAGAATTGAAGCGATGGTGAAGCAGGCGGTGCTCGCCACCAACGGGTTTGTTGAGGGGATGTGACCTCTCACGAAGTCGCCGGGGAAAATCAAACTGAGTAATGGATCGCTCGCGAACACGAGGGCCATCGAGAGGATATAGCTGCCAACCACAACCGCGATGGATTTCAGCATGCGAATGCCTCCACTTGCCAGCCAACTGGATCAGGAATGAGTGGCAAGAGGATAGCGGCTGGGTGGACACTTGGCTAGCGCTTTTGGGGAGTTCGTCACAAAGAAATCGAGCCGGAAGGAAAGCTTCCGGCCGCGATGGGAATTCAGTTTTTTGGAGCTCTGGCGGCTAGCCTTTGGCCGCGCCAGGAATCAATCGGCGGGCGAAGCGAATAACCGATTCAAGAGCGTCGCTATCATCACCAAGGCCCTGAGCGCGAAGCTGTTTCAACGTATCGTCCATGCGCTTCTGGTTCTCGCGATCAAAATGGACGAACCGGAAAGCTTGCACGCCGTTGCGAATCGTCAACATCTCGATCACCGTGCTGATGGTGCCGGACACCGCGGTCATCTTCATTTCGGCCAGCGTACCGTGGGTATAGCGCTTGCCGAGCCGCATGGTGCCGCCAGTCGCGGATAAAACCGCAAGATTTCCGGCGATACGTTCACCTTCGATGGATAAGAGGACTTTTTCGTTAGCGGACAGTTTGTAGCGGGAAGCCCTTTTGGGATGCTGGGGCCCTTTTTTCAATACCATACCGTGCTCTCCGGGACATGAAGAAGCGAACTGCATAACCCATGGCAGGCGGACGCTCGGGGAGAGTCCTGCTTCCGGGGGTAACTCTTGAGTGGTCAGATTGTACCGCGAAGCGCAAGAGATGACAGCAGGGTTTATAAAACCGTTAGCGTGTATCGGTAGTAACCAGCATGGGGAGCGCGATGGTGGTGACGTCGTCGGGATTGTCGCGGAGTTTCACGTACAAAGTCTTGTTTTTCGGACGCGGGATCGGCAGGGCATTGGCCAGAAACCCGTCGGGGACTTCGACGGAGTTGGTGAAGTCCTGGTCGGCGCTCACCGAGTCAATCAGGTAGAGCTTTTCACCGAGCAGGGAGCACTGCTTTTCCGGCGCGCCCGAGCAGTGGATGCCCTTGAGCTGCGGTACGCGGACCAGCGAGACCAACGGCTGCCAATCTCCGGCGACCCCCGCAGCCGTCACCGGGCGGAACTTTAAGGGGCCGAAGGCCGAAGGCCCGAGATGGCGCATCGGATTTAGCACCGCAACCAGCGTTTTGGCATCCTGCATGGTTAGATTGCCATCCTGCGCCGTAAGAACGACGCGGAAGGCGTCGTCAGCCGTCGCGACTTCAATCTTTTCGTCGGCGGCAAAAGTGTTTGGCATCTTCGCTTTCAGAACGAAGCTCAACTCGGCATCTTGCGGAAGGTCTTCAGGATTGCCAAAGCGGATGTTCGAAGGCGCGGCGTCAGCTTCCGGCTGCACCGTTTTGTTCGCGAGCGTGACCTGCGGACGCGGCGAATCCACGCGGACTTTCACATCGAGGGTGCGGCCGTCGGTGAGAGCAGCGTGCGCGGTGAGCGCCTCGTCGGGCTTGGTGCTGAGCTGCGAATTCTCCGCGGCGGCGAGCTTCAGTTCATCCTGCTGATTGGCTCGCGAGAGGCCCTTCGGAGTGAACTTCACACCTTCGAGCTCCAGGCGGGCGACCTGGTCGAGGCGGGTGCCCTTGAGAATGCCTTCGGTATCGCCGGCGTGGATGTTAAACACATCGAGGCGTCCGGCTTCGGAATACGTGTGGAGCGCGATGGTATCGGGTTCGCGGACGCCGTGCTTCACCACGGCAATCTCCAGCCGGCCTTCGCTTTCGCCTTTCAACGGAACGTGCAGCTCAAGTTCATCCGGCTTGGAACGCTTCCAAGTCGCCGTGAGCTTGGCGCCTTTCTCGTCGTGGACGGTGACTTCCTTCACGCAGGCCGCGTCATCGAGTGAGAGATGCAGCGTGTCTTCGCGGCCGACGATCAACGCACTGGCATCCTTCGATGCAACCACCAGCTTCGAGGAGCGCGGGCTGCGGAAGGAGAAGTGCGGGCCTTCAAAGTTCTGGAATCCCCACGTCCCGCGCAACGTGCCGGAAAATTCTTCGTCATAACTGGCGGGCTTGAGTTCAGACGTATCTACCACGAGACCGCCGCGCGTGGCGTCGGGATGAGCATGGAGGTCAATCTCTTCGTCGTTGGAATTCTCCACTCGCAACGTGAGGTCGTGTGCCAGATCGGTGGCGAAGATCAGGGGTGCGCCGTCAACCGGCAGCACCAGATGTGGCTCCGCGATGCAGAAGATCGCCTTTTGGTCCACCAGGTGGAGCGGCGGCGGAACCGCATTGATGATCGGCGGTAGACCCACGACGATGACAGACTTGGGGTTTCGGAAGGACGGCGGATTATTCAAGCGAAGGTTTAAGGTATCCTGCTTTGGCACTGCAAGGGCAGGGATGTACTGAAATTGCGCGGTATGAGCGTTAGCCAGGATGCGGGCCACGTCCATGACTGCCCCGATGTAAGGGCTGTAGTAGCCAAAGCGCGCCTGCGGCGTGTAGCCGATCTGCGACATCAGATCGCCCGTAGGCCCAGAGGTGATTGTGCTCACCATGCTCTCCGTGTGGGCATCGTCGAGGACCAACTGTTCCGTACCTTGGGTGAGACACGGCACCTGCTGCGCCGTCGGCTTATCGAAGCACTGGTTGTCCACCTTCATGTTCAAGCTGCGCGCCAGGAGTTGGGTGCGTTCCTTGAACTGGTCGTGGTCGGCGGTAGGAATGTCTTTGATGTCGGCCAGGTATTTGTCGAGCCGCGCGCGGTCCAGCGAAGCCTGCCACAAATCTTGCGAGGCGCGAACGAATGCGCCGGGGCGTCCGCGGACGGCGCGACGCAGGGTGCTGAAGCCGCCGCCGGTGTCAGGGGCAAGGAAGATCAGCGCCTGCTGGGCTTCCGCCGGCACGGTAATGAACAAGCCTTCGTCGTGCACGTGCTTGTCCCAGGTTTCGACGCGCGTGAACCACGATTCCGGCGGTGGGTTCGTGGAGCCGCGAAGGAACACCACGATCATCAGGTAATGGACCGATTGGCTGTCGGGGAGGTCGGGATGCACCCATAGGCGATCGCCGGGCTGGAGGTTCGGCACTTCGGAGATCGGCAGCGTTTTGCCGGCGCGCTCCACATGGACGTCAACTTTCGGTCCAGTGAGGTCGAAGGCGGCAGCATCTGCCCAGCAGAGATTGTTCGCAGCAAAGATGGCGAAAAAGCAGAGAAGAGTTCGAGCCGTCGAGCGAAAAAAGTCCATCAACGAAAACATCCTGCCCAACACGGCCATGGAGGACCGTTGCTTTATTGTAACGGCCACAAGAGGATCGCGGGCCGACGAATCCGTAAGATTAACGGCACGTTGATGCGAAGGGTTAAGAAGAATGAGCGACCGGCCGGGGCCGCCCACTCCGTTGGAAGCAACTATTTCCGTCGGCCGCCGATCCAGCCGATGATCATCCCCGCCACGGTTCCCACTGCAAATGCTGCGACCAAAGATTCGACGGGATGACGCTTGATACGCTGCTGCGTGTCTTCCATGAATTCTTCCGTGGCATCACAGCCGTGTTTGATGGCGCGCTTGGCCACGCCAATGCCATCTTCGAAAGCCTCGGTCATCGCCACTGCGGCTTTTGAGGCACGCTTTGCCGTACCCGCAACGTGCTCACTGGTTTTATCGAGAACGGATTCCAACATAAGAACTCCTTGGCTGAGATTTGGTAGAGCAGTCCGATGAGAGTCAGAGCCGCGATGCAGTCAGGCGCTCCTCCTCGAGGCGCTCATGCTTGGAGCGAGTCGCGATGCGCAGCACCCGCGGATGCTCGAGCCGTTCCCAATCCGCGTATTGCATGCGCATCAGTTCCCGATGGGAACCGGCGTTGAAGGCGATTTCAGGATCCTCCTCAAGTTTGCTGTCGACGTAGACGTTGAGTCCGTAAAGCGTTCCGAAGGGTGGCATGGCGCCGAGCTCACAGTCGGGGAACACGTTCTGGAACTCTACTTCGGTCACCAGGCGGATTTCGTAGGTACCAAGTTCATCCTCCATTGCTTTCAAATCCAGGTGCCTCGATGCAGGCACCACGGCCATTGCAAGCTGGCCGTCCACTTTCACCATGACGGTCTTGGCGATCTCCTTTCCAGGAATATGCGTGATGGCAGCCGTCGCCGCAGCGGTGAAGGCGCGCGAGTGGCTGATGAGGACATAGCGAATGTCGTTTTTGTCGAGGAAAGCTTTCAAGCGTTGGACTGGCATACAGCCTCCTTGAGAGGTTGGCTGGACCCTGCGTGAGAACGACGTGAAAAGATCGGTCGCTCCGCACGGAGGAGGGCCTCGGCGTGGATCGACTGAGATGAATATGAGGCTGCGCGCTGAAGATGGCCGAAGAGATTCGAGAGTAGGTACCGGATTGGGAAGGCGCCACTTGTGAGGAAGATGCGGAAAGTTCGTCTGGTTTTCGTTTCGACACGAAGCAAAGCGCTACACTAGCTCCCCGACTGCTTCAGGATCGTGTCTACACCAACCAATTCGGGAGGCGATCATGTTCTCACTACGTCGCATTGCAATACTCGCCCTGTGCACTCTGTTTGTTTTGCCTGCGTTCGGGGAAGAGAAGTTCACGACCGAGTTGATTCCGCGCTCGGTGTTGTTCGGCAACCCAGAACGGGCCGATCCGCAAATCTCGCCGGACGGGAAACAGCTTGCGTATCTCGCGCCGGTGAATGGCGTACTGAATGTGTGGGTGCGTACGCTCGGCAAGACTGACGATCGTGCCGTGACCAGCGACACCAATCGCGGCATCCGAAATTTCATTTGGCAATACGATGACCAACACCTTCTCTATCTTCAGGACGCGGGAGGCGACGAGAACTGGCGCCTCTATCAAACTGATATCGCCACCAAGCAGACGAAAGATCTCACTCCGTTCGACAAAGTTCGCGTGGATATCGTCGCCTATTCCTGGAAAACGCCCGACGCGATCCTCGTCCAGATGAACCAACGCGACCCGAAGGTCTTCGACGTGCACCGCGTTGATCTTAAGACCGGCAAGGTGACGCTCGACACGCAGAACCCTGGCGATGTGGCGAGCTGGCAGGCCGACAACTCTCTCGAAGTTCGCGCTGCGCAGGTATCAACCGACGACGGCGGGACCATCATCCGCGTGCGTAACGACGTCAAGTCGCCATGGCGCGACCTGATGAAATGGGGACCCGATGAGACCTTCGGCGGCGTCGGTGGGTTCACGCCCGACAATCGTTCGCTGTGGGTGATGACCAGCCTCGATGCAAACGCCGCGCGTTTGCT
This window encodes:
- a CDS encoding IS110 family transposase, with amino-acid sequence MRIVAVGIDLGKTVFHLVAMGERNRVLVRRKFSRQQLLAYTANLEPTLIGTEACAGAHFLATALCAQGHDVRLMAAQFVKPYRKSNKSDFLDAETIADAVQKENMRFVPVKTDEQLDLQAMHRVRTRLVQRRTALINEIRGFLLERGIIFPAKPIHLRKQLPGVLEDATQNLTPRLRWLLSELAEEWKELEARIIAISDAIERISTSDPLCQRLRQIPGFGPLVSTATVAAIGNGSSFRKGRDFAAWLGVVPRQYSTGGKTALYGMSKRGNRYLRQLLIHGARAVLIRVKYDTAGLGQWIHKLAERAPRNKVIVAIANKLARIAWAVLAKGEPYRHQPLAAAA
- a CDS encoding DoxX family protein; the encoded protein is MIRKLLATSDDSVLTALRLVLGIVMFAHGAQKVLGWFGGYGYSGTMQFFTGTLHIPAPLGILSMVAEFAGSLGLIVGLLGRVAALGILVNMVVAVLKAHAPNGFFMNWAGNQKGEGFEFHLLAIVIALAILVRGSGAFSIDRWITRDRV
- a CDS encoding tryptophan-rich sensory protein, with the translated sequence MFTTLPAQQPFLWALITCLIAAIAEGLASGTRVRAVLAELRMPGLAPPFWVWTLIGVAYYVLFFFLISSLLSTQPTIPLTEIGVALTAILMVLNAGWNWVFFRRKSLRLSFLLFMPYLACALLLALVLHRLGNPFFVWYLLYLFYLLWATWWGCRVWRLNPN
- a CDS encoding aminoacyl-tRNA deacylase — translated: MPVQRLKAFLDKNDIRYVLISHSRAFTAAATAAITHIPGKEIAKTVMVKVDGQLAMAVVPASRHLDLKAMEDELGTYEIRLVTEVEFQNVFPDCELGAMPPFGTLYGLNVYVDSKLEEDPEIAFNAGSHRELMRMQYADWERLEHPRVLRIATRSKHERLEEERLTASRL